Proteins encoded by one window of Paenibacillus sp. DCT19:
- a CDS encoding alpha-mannosidase, whose amino-acid sequence MTQHHTEPATQAGQDLTTESVSRPRKSKRAHIISHTHWDREWYLPYEKHHMRLVQLVDSLLDQLDKGLDYKSFYLDGQTIIIEDYLQVRPEQKERLEKHIRNGRIVIGPWYILQDAFLTSGEANVRNMQVGHQDAKHYGTPSKIGYFPDTFGLVGQTPQLMLQSGIDNVFFGRGVKPTGFNNTVSDEGYESSFSELMWEGPDGSKVLGVLFANWYSNGNEVPVDEASARKFWETKLADAEKYASTNELLYMNGCDHQPIQRDLPEAIRMAEQLYPDIEFVHSNFPDYLEALKGNAEHELSTVKGELRSQRTDGWGTLVNTASARVYLKQMNQLGQAMLEKVAEPLASYAYLLGHTYPHDQLTYAWKTLMQNHPHDSICGCSVDEVHREMVTRFDKSRHVAEALAEQSSSEIASMVDTSIFSSYGEDARPLITFNTTGWERSGVVQMELDAARRYFRDGYSLEEMALQMNKVDLSNRILVDEHGTSIPCTVDDLGLQFGYDLPDDRFRQPYSCRRIRITFEAEKVPALGLKTFAWVRSEGGVNEDVHEGELSNGAALRHTERGMENEHLSVVIANNGSFSLTDKQTGRTYHDLGMYEDVGDIGNEYMFKQPENEVARTTQDLVAEIRVIEDTAYRVSYEIVQHWEVPESADELLDREQRELIYYPYRKAQRSARMIPLKIRTVLSLSRCGKGIHMETTFDNQAKDHRVRALFPTDLKTAVHHADSMFEITTRDNIPATEWQNPSNTQHQQSFVNVSEDQVGLVVANLGLNEYEVLQDGRNTIAVTLLRAVGELGDWGLFPTPEAQCIGEHSFQLEIIPHHGRAASADAYIEAYQFQVPWTLVQTEVHPGDLTPSHSPLAWQGEGVAFSSLKVNADSGDLMLRWYNMTTEATTLRLAASQTNSQSFETMYKSNILEEEAETQQASPIEGASSVSFASKEWIMQTRACEIVTVGLRL is encoded by the coding sequence ATGACCCAACACCATACAGAACCAGCCACACAAGCAGGCCAAGATCTAACTACGGAATCAGTAAGCAGACCTCGAAAATCAAAGAGAGCACATATTATCTCCCATACGCACTGGGATCGTGAGTGGTACCTGCCGTATGAGAAGCATCATATGCGTTTAGTACAACTGGTAGATTCGCTGTTGGATCAACTGGATAAGGGACTGGATTACAAAAGCTTTTATCTGGATGGGCAGACGATCATTATTGAGGATTATCTTCAGGTTCGTCCAGAGCAGAAGGAACGACTGGAGAAACATATCCGTAACGGAAGAATTGTGATTGGTCCTTGGTACATTTTGCAGGATGCATTCCTGACGAGCGGGGAAGCCAATGTGCGCAATATGCAGGTTGGACATCAGGATGCCAAGCATTATGGCACACCGTCGAAGATCGGTTATTTTCCTGATACGTTTGGTCTTGTTGGACAGACTCCGCAGCTCATGCTGCAATCGGGGATTGATAATGTTTTCTTTGGTCGGGGCGTTAAACCTACAGGCTTTAACAATACGGTATCGGATGAAGGATATGAATCCAGCTTCTCTGAGTTGATGTGGGAAGGACCGGATGGATCGAAAGTGCTCGGTGTTTTGTTTGCTAACTGGTACTCGAACGGGAATGAGGTTCCGGTGGATGAGGCTTCAGCTCGGAAGTTCTGGGAAACCAAGCTTGCAGACGCAGAGAAATATGCTTCGACCAATGAGTTGTTGTACATGAACGGTTGCGATCATCAGCCGATCCAGCGGGATCTGCCGGAAGCCATTCGGATGGCGGAACAATTATACCCCGATATTGAGTTTGTTCATTCCAACTTTCCAGATTATCTAGAAGCACTGAAAGGAAATGCCGAACATGAGCTATCCACGGTAAAAGGAGAATTGCGTAGTCAGCGTACGGATGGTTGGGGAACGCTTGTGAATACGGCCTCCGCTCGTGTGTATCTCAAACAAATGAATCAATTGGGGCAAGCGATGCTGGAAAAAGTGGCTGAGCCACTGGCGTCCTATGCGTATCTGCTCGGACACACCTATCCGCATGATCAATTGACATATGCTTGGAAAACGTTAATGCAAAACCATCCACATGATAGTATCTGTGGGTGCAGTGTGGACGAGGTTCATCGTGAAATGGTCACGCGATTCGATAAGAGCCGTCATGTAGCCGAAGCATTGGCTGAGCAGAGCAGCAGCGAGATCGCTAGCATGGTGGATACATCCATTTTTAGCAGCTATGGCGAGGATGCACGACCACTCATTACCTTCAATACAACAGGTTGGGAACGTAGTGGTGTTGTGCAGATGGAACTAGATGCTGCGCGCCGATATTTCCGTGATGGCTATTCCTTGGAAGAAATGGCTCTTCAGATGAATAAAGTTGACCTATCCAATCGCATTCTGGTTGATGAACATGGTACATCTATTCCATGCACAGTAGATGATCTTGGTCTGCAATTCGGCTATGATCTCCCAGATGACCGTTTTCGCCAGCCATACAGCTGCCGACGGATCAGAATCACTTTTGAAGCCGAGAAGGTGCCTGCACTTGGCTTGAAGACATTTGCCTGGGTTCGCAGTGAAGGGGGAGTTAATGAAGACGTTCATGAAGGAGAGCTCTCCAATGGAGCCGCATTAAGGCATACAGAGCGTGGTATGGAAAATGAACATTTATCGGTCGTGATTGCAAACAACGGTTCGTTCTCACTTACAGATAAACAAACAGGTCGTACATATCATGATCTTGGTATGTACGAGGATGTTGGCGATATTGGGAACGAGTACATGTTCAAGCAGCCAGAAAACGAAGTGGCTAGAACCACACAAGATCTTGTGGCAGAGATTCGAGTCATTGAGGATACAGCCTATCGTGTCTCCTACGAAATTGTTCAACATTGGGAAGTTCCTGAGTCTGCAGATGAATTACTGGATCGTGAGCAACGGGAATTGATCTATTATCCATATCGCAAAGCGCAACGTTCTGCGAGAATGATCCCGTTAAAGATTCGGACGGTTCTATCGCTCAGTCGATGTGGAAAAGGAATTCACATGGAAACCACCTTTGACAATCAAGCGAAGGATCATCGGGTGCGGGCTCTTTTCCCAACGGATCTGAAGACTGCTGTGCACCATGCGGATTCCATGTTCGAAATCACTACAAGGGATAATATCCCTGCAACAGAGTGGCAAAATCCTAGCAATACGCAGCATCAGCAGAGCTTTGTGAATGTGAGTGAGGATCAGGTGGGATTAGTCGTTGCCAACCTGGGTCTGAACGAGTATGAAGTCCTTCAGGATGGACGCAATACGATTGCCGTTACTTTACTGCGAGCTGTCGGTGAACTCGGAGACTGGGGATTGTTCCCGACACCAGAAGCCCAATGTATCGGAGAGCATTCGTTTCAACTGGAGATCATCCCGCATCATGGCCGTGCTGCATCTGCAGATGCATATATTGAGGCTTATCAGTTCCAAGTTCCATGGACGCTGGTACAGACTGAAGTGCATCCAGGCGATCTCACACCTAGTCATTCCCCACTTGCGTGGCAAGGGGAAGGGGTGGCATTTTCATCCCTCAAGGTCAATGCGGATTCAGGCGATCTGATGCTTCGCTGGTACAACATGACAACAGAAGCGACTACGCTGAGACTGGCTGCCTCACAGACCAATTCACAGTCATTTGAAACGATGTATAAGAGCAACATACTGGAGGAAGAGGCAGAAACGCAACAGGCTAGTCCAATTGAAGGGGCTTCATCCGTATCCTTTGCCAGTAAAGAATGGATCATGCAGACGAGAGCATGTGAAATTGTAACCGTGGGTCTTCGGCTTTAA
- a CDS encoding glycoside hydrolase family 125 protein has translation MEQFRLPKISMPPVALPQSIQAVLEEAEQKLAHRPKLLQLFKNCFPNTIETTTKLMEDGTTFVITGDIPASWLRDSVEQVIHYIPFAKEDEELQRIIGGLIKRHIQYVHIDPYANAFNETANDWHWNTTDETDMSPWVWERKFEIDSLCFVVRLAYVYWKETERTDIFDTSFKAAMRKIVDLFKVEQHHMEQSPYRFTRNNGIPTDSLRNHGKGMPVNYTGMIWSGFRSSDDACDFHYNIPGNMFAVVALRQMQEFAEWVFRDMALLQELKDLEQDVDYGIQLYGIYRHPEFGPIYAYETDGYGNYCLMDDAGTPGLMSIPYLGYVTADDPIYQNTRRFALSKENPFYYEGKVAKGIGSPHTPPNYIWHMGLSMQGLTAQSDEEKLEIIRMLEATDADTGYMHEGFHADDPTIFTRKWFAWSNSLFSQLVYKSMKAGLL, from the coding sequence ATGGAACAATTCCGATTACCCAAAATATCGATGCCACCTGTTGCTTTGCCACAATCCATTCAGGCGGTGCTTGAAGAGGCGGAACAGAAGCTGGCTCACCGACCGAAGCTGCTTCAGTTATTCAAGAACTGTTTTCCCAATACCATTGAGACAACAACGAAGTTAATGGAGGATGGTACAACGTTTGTGATTACTGGAGATATTCCAGCTTCCTGGCTGCGTGATTCCGTTGAACAGGTGATACACTACATTCCCTTTGCGAAGGAAGACGAGGAGCTGCAACGCATTATTGGCGGGCTGATTAAACGTCACATCCAATATGTTCACATTGATCCGTATGCCAATGCCTTCAACGAAACCGCTAATGACTGGCACTGGAACACAACGGACGAGACGGACATGTCGCCATGGGTATGGGAACGCAAATTCGAGATCGACTCCTTATGCTTCGTTGTGAGATTGGCGTATGTATATTGGAAGGAAACCGAACGGACGGATATTTTTGATACCAGCTTCAAGGCGGCGATGCGTAAAATTGTTGATCTGTTCAAAGTAGAACAGCACCATATGGAGCAATCACCGTATCGTTTCACGCGTAATAACGGCATCCCAACAGACTCTCTCCGTAATCATGGTAAAGGCATGCCTGTGAATTATACGGGAATGATCTGGTCAGGCTTCCGTTCCAGTGACGATGCGTGTGATTTCCACTACAACATCCCGGGAAATATGTTTGCGGTTGTTGCATTGCGCCAAATGCAGGAGTTTGCGGAATGGGTGTTCAGAGATATGGCATTGTTGCAGGAGCTTAAGGATCTGGAGCAGGATGTGGATTATGGTATTCAATTGTACGGGATTTATCGACATCCTGAATTTGGACCCATCTATGCGTACGAAACGGATGGCTACGGAAACTATTGTCTAATGGACGATGCGGGCACACCTGGACTCATGTCTATTCCATATCTCGGTTACGTCACAGCGGATGATCCAATTTATCAAAATACTCGCCGGTTTGCTCTAAGCAAAGAGAATCCTTTCTATTATGAAGGGAAAGTTGCCAAAGGCATCGGCAGCCCGCACACACCACCGAATTACATCTGGCATATGGGCTTATCAATGCAAGGATTGACTGCACAATCAGATGAGGAAAAGCTGGAGATCATTCGCATGCTTGAAGCAACGGATGCGGACACCGGTTATATGCATGAAGGCTTTCATGCCGATGATCCAACTATTTTTACACGAAAATGGTTTGCATGGTCGAACAGCCTGTTCTCCCAGTTGGTTTATAAATCGATGAAGGCTGGCCTGCTATGA
- a CDS encoding alpha-mannosidase, translated as MERIRRFIRELSEQQWLEQLQLRSWDIHRAYYNVPGDYKDQGVYLEGQDFERFPSKQGTTYFFRTRLEIPDSWRDAPYGLVFETGGEGLLRVNGRSYQGLDRNHTYVTLDPSQVGISPELEIEMFDPVPEPVDPLNQQAVIQPPITSITSLLVRPNEAVRSLMYTVIIIRDSTTLLPESDFRRVRLLEALYQSMDQFVGLTNEEIRQEEHICQIEKSLRHQVHQIGGNAEGLEHMVGQSHIDIAWLWPVRETVRKTSRTFSTVDALMNEYPEYVYSQSQPLLYAFLKEHDPELYERVKQRIAEGRWELVGGMWVEPDLNIPSGESLIRQMLYGQRFYMEEFGKTSNIEWLPDTFGYCASLPQILKHGNVDYFMTTKLGWNDTNVFPYDLFHWVGIDGTAILSYLNHGVNEHTLPKDIHDHWQSYREKAAHPEQMLLYGHGDGGGGVTREMLEYVDRASLMVGQPASRYSTAGAFFAGIEQEHPVLPKWHGDLYLELHRGTYTTHARNKRNNRKAEVLYREAELWSTLAFPDMSADTEAEMRSTLHDGWKLILLNQFHDIIPGSAITESYVTSDEEYRQVFELGTTALHQGITALIKRMDTQGPAGSVAYVVFNSLGWKRNALVRLPFHDGFDRYAIDGEGQRLRLDLEEDSMSVLVTDIPAFGYKTIWLVPENTRDTHVRESAILAGQQSFNDTWETAFYYVQFNERGEITRLWDKRAEREILKPGERGNQFYFFHDRPTLWDAWDIDNRYEDQIAGEVQLLEKKLVLAGTTKDVLRFQWKLHQSVITQDVVFYHDSPRIDFETHVDWNEEHKLLKVSFPIDVVTSKATFEIPFGALERPTHRNTSWEQAQYEVCGHRFADVSEYGYGVSLLNDCKYGYDVQGSTMRLSLLRAPKWPDRTADLGEHTFTYSLYPHEGDWQQAHIVRQAAELNHEITVQHTEQSEGDLPARGSWIQLDSHHVVLDTVKPAENGYGQVLRFYESSGTRERVTLQWSQGCEQACLSNALEEVGESLDITNGQITLTFEPYEIKTVLLR; from the coding sequence TTGGAACGTATCAGACGATTTATTCGCGAGTTATCCGAGCAGCAGTGGCTGGAGCAATTGCAGTTGCGCAGTTGGGACATTCATCGTGCTTATTATAATGTACCGGGAGACTACAAGGATCAGGGTGTGTATCTGGAAGGGCAGGATTTTGAGCGGTTTCCGAGCAAGCAGGGAACAACCTATTTCTTCAGAACACGTTTAGAGATTCCTGACTCTTGGCGGGATGCACCGTACGGATTGGTCTTTGAAACTGGAGGAGAAGGTTTGTTACGGGTAAATGGACGCTCATATCAAGGGCTGGATCGCAATCATACCTACGTTACGCTTGATCCGTCCCAAGTCGGCATCTCACCTGAACTTGAGATTGAGATGTTTGATCCAGTACCTGAACCTGTAGATCCCTTGAATCAACAAGCGGTTATTCAACCACCGATAACTTCGATTACCAGCTTGCTGGTGAGACCGAACGAAGCAGTTCGTAGTTTGATGTACACGGTCATTATTATACGTGATTCGACGACATTGCTGCCCGAGAGTGACTTTCGGCGGGTAAGGTTACTGGAAGCATTGTATCAATCCATGGATCAATTCGTTGGTTTAACGAATGAAGAGATCAGGCAGGAAGAACACATTTGTCAGATTGAGAAGAGCCTGAGGCATCAAGTACATCAGATCGGCGGTAATGCGGAAGGGCTGGAGCATATGGTGGGACAGTCACACATTGATATTGCTTGGCTGTGGCCTGTACGCGAGACGGTGCGCAAAACAAGTCGGACGTTCTCTACCGTGGATGCTCTAATGAATGAATACCCTGAATATGTGTATTCCCAGAGCCAACCTTTGCTGTATGCCTTCCTGAAAGAGCATGATCCCGAGCTATATGAACGGGTGAAGCAGCGGATTGCGGAGGGTCGGTGGGAGTTAGTTGGTGGCATGTGGGTTGAACCGGATCTGAATATCCCAAGTGGTGAATCCTTGATTCGCCAGATGTTATATGGTCAACGTTTCTACATGGAGGAGTTTGGCAAGACATCGAATATCGAGTGGCTGCCGGATACGTTTGGATACTGTGCTTCTCTCCCTCAGATTCTGAAGCATGGCAATGTCGATTATTTCATGACCACGAAGCTGGGATGGAATGACACGAATGTGTTCCCCTATGATCTCTTTCACTGGGTTGGTATCGACGGCACAGCGATTTTGTCTTACCTCAATCATGGCGTCAATGAACATACCTTGCCGAAGGATATCCACGATCACTGGCAGTCATACCGGGAGAAAGCAGCACATCCCGAGCAAATGCTCTTATACGGACATGGTGATGGTGGTGGCGGGGTAACGCGCGAGATGCTGGAGTACGTGGATCGGGCGAGTCTTATGGTAGGCCAGCCTGCAAGTCGATATAGCACAGCCGGAGCCTTTTTTGCTGGAATTGAACAGGAACATCCAGTTCTTCCGAAGTGGCATGGCGATCTGTATTTGGAGCTGCACCGAGGAACTTATACGACCCATGCACGCAACAAACGCAATAACCGCAAAGCAGAAGTGCTGTATCGTGAAGCCGAGTTATGGAGCACTCTCGCTTTTCCGGATATGAGCGCAGACACGGAAGCTGAGATGCGTTCGACACTACATGATGGCTGGAAGCTGATTTTGCTGAATCAATTCCACGATATTATTCCAGGCTCGGCCATTACAGAATCTTACGTGACCTCAGATGAGGAATACAGGCAAGTATTTGAACTGGGTACAACCGCTCTTCATCAAGGAATTACAGCATTGATCAAGAGAATGGACACACAAGGACCAGCTGGTTCTGTAGCCTACGTTGTGTTTAACAGTCTCGGTTGGAAACGGAATGCACTCGTTCGTCTTCCATTCCATGATGGCTTTGATCGATATGCCATAGATGGAGAAGGTCAGCGTTTGCGATTAGATCTGGAAGAGGACAGCATGTCTGTTCTTGTGACAGATATCCCGGCGTTTGGATACAAGACCATTTGGCTGGTACCGGAAAATACTAGGGATACACATGTGCGAGAATCGGCAATCCTCGCGGGACAACAGAGCTTTAACGATACATGGGAAACGGCATTTTACTATGTACAATTTAACGAACGCGGAGAGATCACTCGTTTATGGGATAAGCGCGCAGAGCGCGAGATACTGAAGCCAGGTGAACGAGGCAATCAATTTTACTTTTTCCATGACCGTCCGACACTCTGGGATGCTTGGGATATCGATAACCGTTATGAAGATCAGATCGCTGGTGAAGTGCAGCTGTTGGAGAAAAAGCTGGTGCTGGCGGGAACAACGAAGGATGTACTACGCTTCCAATGGAAGCTTCACCAATCGGTGATTACGCAGGATGTTGTCTTTTATCACGACTCACCTCGGATCGACTTTGAGACCCATGTCGACTGGAATGAAGAACACAAGCTGCTGAAAGTTAGCTTCCCAATTGATGTAGTAACATCCAAGGCTACATTCGAAATACCGTTTGGCGCATTGGAACGGCCAACCCACCGTAACACAAGCTGGGAGCAAGCCCAATATGAAGTTTGTGGGCACCGTTTCGCAGATGTATCAGAATACGGATACGGCGTGAGCCTGCTTAATGATTGCAAATATGGCTATGACGTGCAAGGCAGCACGATGCGTTTATCTCTACTGCGTGCACCTAAATGGCCTGACCGAACGGCTGACCTTGGAGAGCATACATTCACTTATTCTCTGTACCCGCATGAAGGAGATTGGCAACAAGCACATATCGTCCGTCAAGCAGCCGAACTGAATCATGAAATAACTGTTCAGCATACGGAACAGAGCGAAGGTGATCTTCCGGCAAGAGGAAGCTGGATCCAGTTGGATAGTCATCATGTCGTGCTGGATACCGTTAAACCGGCGGAGAATGGCTACGGCCAGGTGCTTCGTTTCTATGAATCTTCAGGTACACGGGAACGTGTAACTCTGCAATGGTCGCAAGGGTGTGAGCAAGCCTGCCTCTCAAACGCTTTGGAAGAGGTTGGGGAGTCATTGGATATCACCAATGGTCAGATCACACTGACCTTTGAGCCTTACGAGATTAAAACGGTGCTACTGCGCTAA
- a CDS encoding glycoside hydrolase family 3 N-terminal domain-containing protein encodes MMIYKDASKSVAERVENLLSLMTIEEKIGQLVQPFGWQTYTNNEGHITLSDSFKQQVEQGGIGSLYGALRADPWTGVTLENGLSAREGAEAVNLIQRYAVEHSRLGIPILIGEECSHGHMAIDGTVFPVPLLLGSTWNVDLYREMCRAVARETRAQGGAVTYSPVLDVVRDPRWGRTEECFGEDPYLIGELAVASVQGLQGESLDQEDAVAATLKHFVGYGSSEGGRNAGPVHMGWRELLEVDLYPFRKAVEAGAASIMPAYNEIDGIPCTVNNELLNGVLRKDWGFEGVVITDCGAINMLASGHDVASDGLHASIQAIQAGIDMEMSGEMFGQYLEQAVAEDKLEVQVLDQAVRRVLALKFRLGLFEQPYVDADQAAEVIGNEQHIKLAHQLAAEGVVLLKNEAATLPLSTAMVGRIAVIGPNADHAYNQLGDYTSPQPKSKVQTILDGIRSKFMCSETVQPSEQVLYAPGCRIRGDSREGFERAIEVASKADTVIMVVGGSSARDFGEGTIDLKTGASKVSDNTWNDMECGEGIDRMTLGLAGVQLELIKEIHQLGKTLVVVYINGRPIAEPWVDEHADAILEAWYPGQEGGHAIADILFGDVNPSGRLTISIPKHVGQLPVYYNGKRSRGKRYLEEDLQPRYAFGYGLSYTSFEYSAPKLSMNSMTKNESVTVSVHVTNTGTCAGAEVVQLYISDVISSITRPAKELKGFVKVNLEPGETRNIEFGIGAEQLQYIGRDLKPVVEAGQFHIHIGRNVNDTQMVELTVEEA; translated from the coding sequence ATGATGATTTATAAGGACGCCAGTAAATCGGTGGCTGAACGGGTGGAGAACTTGCTGAGTCTAATGACGATTGAGGAAAAGATCGGGCAGCTAGTTCAACCCTTCGGTTGGCAGACCTATACGAATAACGAGGGTCACATCACGCTGAGTGATTCCTTCAAGCAGCAAGTAGAACAGGGGGGCATCGGCTCCCTCTATGGTGCACTTCGGGCAGACCCTTGGACTGGCGTTACGCTAGAGAACGGGTTATCTGCGAGAGAAGGGGCAGAAGCAGTTAATCTCATCCAACGTTATGCTGTAGAACATTCTAGACTGGGCATTCCCATCCTCATCGGTGAAGAATGCTCGCATGGGCATATGGCGATTGATGGAACCGTCTTTCCAGTTCCTCTTCTGCTGGGGAGCACCTGGAACGTAGATCTGTATCGAGAGATGTGTCGGGCGGTGGCACGAGAGACTCGTGCCCAAGGCGGTGCAGTCACGTACTCACCGGTACTGGATGTCGTGCGTGACCCACGCTGGGGACGTACCGAAGAATGTTTCGGTGAAGATCCGTACCTCATCGGGGAATTGGCCGTTGCTTCGGTGCAGGGTCTTCAGGGTGAGAGCCTTGACCAGGAAGACGCGGTGGCTGCGACATTGAAGCATTTTGTTGGTTATGGCAGCTCAGAAGGCGGGCGTAATGCAGGGCCTGTACATATGGGCTGGCGTGAGCTGCTGGAAGTTGATCTATATCCTTTTCGCAAAGCGGTGGAGGCTGGTGCAGCCTCTATTATGCCGGCTTACAACGAAATTGATGGTATACCTTGTACGGTAAATAACGAATTACTCAATGGCGTATTGCGTAAAGATTGGGGCTTTGAAGGAGTGGTCATTACAGATTGCGGTGCAATTAACATGCTAGCCAGTGGGCATGACGTTGCATCCGACGGATTGCATGCATCGATTCAAGCGATTCAGGCGGGTATTGATATGGAAATGTCTGGCGAGATGTTTGGACAATATCTGGAGCAGGCTGTGGCAGAGGATAAGCTTGAAGTACAAGTTCTGGATCAGGCTGTCCGTCGTGTACTGGCATTGAAGTTCAGATTAGGGCTATTCGAGCAGCCGTATGTGGATGCTGATCAAGCGGCCGAAGTGATTGGCAATGAGCAGCATATCAAGCTGGCTCATCAATTGGCAGCGGAAGGAGTCGTGTTGCTCAAAAATGAAGCCGCTACACTCCCGTTATCTACAGCCATGGTGGGACGGATTGCCGTTATCGGACCCAATGCGGATCATGCTTATAATCAGCTTGGCGACTACACATCGCCCCAACCGAAGTCCAAAGTGCAGACGATACTGGATGGTATTCGAAGCAAGTTCATGTGTTCTGAGACGGTGCAGCCCTCGGAGCAAGTGCTCTATGCACCAGGTTGTCGGATTAGAGGGGATTCAAGAGAAGGTTTTGAGCGGGCTATAGAGGTTGCAAGTAAAGCAGATACCGTGATTATGGTTGTGGGTGGCTCCAGCGCTCGTGATTTTGGAGAGGGCACGATTGACCTGAAGACGGGAGCTTCGAAGGTATCTGATAACACATGGAATGATATGGAGTGCGGTGAAGGTATTGATCGCATGACCTTAGGGCTTGCCGGTGTACAACTGGAACTTATTAAAGAGATTCATCAACTTGGAAAAACACTGGTTGTGGTCTACATCAATGGTCGTCCTATTGCAGAACCGTGGGTTGACGAACATGCCGATGCCATTCTGGAGGCATGGTACCCGGGTCAAGAGGGAGGACATGCGATTGCTGACATTCTGTTTGGTGACGTGAATCCATCAGGTCGTTTGACAATCTCCATCCCCAAACATGTGGGTCAGCTACCAGTCTACTATAACGGTAAACGATCTCGTGGCAAGCGTTATCTAGAAGAGGATCTGCAGCCACGTTACGCATTCGGATATGGCCTCAGTTACACGTCATTTGAATACAGCGCGCCAAAGCTTAGCATGAATTCCATGACTAAGAATGAATCAGTCACCGTATCGGTGCATGTGACTAACACCGGCACCTGTGCAGGAGCCGAGGTAGTACAGCTGTACATTTCCGATGTCATAAGCTCCATCACCCGGCCGGCGAAGGAACTTAAGGGGTTTGTCAAAGTGAATTTAGAGCCGGGTGAGACCCGGAATATTGAATTTGGTATTGGGGCAGAGCAGCTTCAATATATTGGACGCGATCTGAAGCCTGTTGTTGAAGCAGGACAATTCCACATTCATATCGGTCGCAACGTAAACGATACCCAGATGGTCGAGCTGACCGTAGAGGAGGCGTAA
- a CDS encoding carbohydrate ABC transporter permease codes for MAQAQLVKKRDFHHVSSGWNVIMNLIAGLFALICVFPFIFVVIISFTDEKVLARDGYRLIPAEWSLAAYQFVWQSGDTLLRAYGVTILVTVLGTIISLILMSLYAYAISRKSFRYRRFFSIFAILTMLFNGGMIPTYMVVSQLLQLKDTVWALILPLAMNAFYIMILRTFYSTSVPDAVIESARIDGAGEFYTFMKIVIPLSLPGLATIGLFSTLGYWNDWFNALLYIDNPNLVPLQSMLMRIESSIQFIQQNSANSSMSLAAMQSIPQDTSRMAMVVLATLPIIFAYPFFQRYFVQGLTVGAVKE; via the coding sequence ATGGCTCAAGCTCAACTTGTAAAAAAACGCGACTTCCACCATGTATCCAGTGGCTGGAATGTGATAATGAACCTCATTGCCGGTCTATTCGCTCTAATCTGTGTATTTCCGTTTATTTTTGTCGTAATTATCTCGTTTACGGACGAGAAGGTGCTGGCTCGTGACGGGTACCGACTGATTCCAGCAGAGTGGAGCCTAGCGGCCTATCAGTTTGTCTGGCAGAGTGGCGACACATTGCTACGTGCTTATGGTGTGACTATTTTGGTAACCGTGCTTGGTACGATCATCAGTTTAATTCTAATGTCACTGTATGCTTATGCGATTTCCCGTAAGAGCTTCCGTTATCGGAGATTCTTCTCTATTTTTGCCATCCTGACGATGTTGTTTAACGGCGGGATGATCCCGACCTATATGGTCGTATCCCAATTGCTTCAATTAAAGGATACCGTATGGGCACTCATACTGCCGCTCGCGATGAACGCCTTCTACATTATGATTCTGCGTACATTCTACTCTACGAGTGTGCCGGATGCCGTTATTGAGTCAGCAAGAATTGATGGTGCAGGCGAATTTTATACGTTTATGAAAATCGTGATTCCGTTGTCCTTGCCAGGTCTCGCGACCATTGGACTGTTTAGTACACTCGGTTACTGGAACGATTGGTTTAATGCGCTCTTGTACATTGATAACCCTAATCTGGTTCCTCTGCAATCGATGCTGATGCGGATTGAATCAAGCATCCAGTTTATCCAGCAAAACTCGGCCAACAGTTCAATGAGTCTGGCAGCGATGCAGTCCATTCCACAGGATACGTCCCGTATGGCGATGGTTGTGCTTGCAACGTTGCCGATTATATTCGCTTATCCATTCTTCCAGCGTTATTTCGTGCAAGGATTGACAGTGGGAGCAGTCAAAGAATAA